attttaGCATCATCAATGCCTGATTTCCTTCCAACATTGTTACTTCTTCGTGTAAGTGTTGTGTGGTCAATGGATGGTTGTTCTCACAATCATTGTGTATTACTGTatcaattatattattgttAGGCTACTTGCCCTagattttcactttttttttttttaatgttccgACACTTTTACGCATTTATATATGGTGAATGTAGTAGTCTCAGATAATTTTAGTAGGTTGGCATTGCAGCTCAAATAAGACGGGCCCCTCAAACGAGGGAGCAAGGAATTAGAGGCAACATGGAATGTTAATTGGGACACTGATGGAGGAGGGAGACCAATCCTTTCTCTATGGTGAAGTAGACTAGTAGAGTAGGAATCTAACTCTTCAAACAATTTCTTTATAAAGAAACCTGTGAAAATAGACTTTAGATTTCCTTCATGAACAACAAATTAAACACGTATTTAATAGGAAATATGAAACACCCAGAATGACCATAATATGAACACAATTACACACTAGCATGGCACCTATTTAACAGGAACTTCTCAGGCTGTGTTTGAGTGTTGAAGTATCACTTCTCAACtcttttcactactattcattactttattattacttttcacctatttttactactattccttactttttacctactttttattactattcattactttattattacttttcacctactttttatttctattcacaactctcctcaacacttctcaacacccaaacccaccctAAAACGCGTCGGATCTATCCTTATAACCCTGAACCAGTCCTGGAAGGCACTGCCCCTTCTTCCACGTTTTTCCACTGTGAGCCATTATTGTTAACTTCCTTGGCTGTGTCATAGGAAGCATGCAATCCAAGAAGGAAATAGTAGACCAAGATGATCAATGTCCATACGCCGAACCTTGTGAACGATGCTTTATCTATTGACCCAAGAAGGAAAATGTTAATGGCGATTGACAATGACGGTAGCCATGGCACCAACGGCACCCCCCAGATCTTTGGTTCCCTTGCCTGTGGGACGAGAAGCCAAATCCCCACGGTTCCGACCAACCAAATTGGCCCAGTTATTGCGTAACCGATCCAACCATCAGGAGTAGTTGCCCAATATGCAGCAGTTGCAATCGAGGATACAAGTATAAGCAGGAGAAACGCAAAGAGCTTGATACGATTAGCTGGTGTTGTCACCCCACTAGCATAATACCGGCGAACAATGAGGGCAAAGGCCACAAGCATGAAAATGAACAGTGTGGAGATGGAGAGCAGGTTGGAGAGAATCTCAAGCTTTGTGAAGAAGGCAATGATGGCAGTGGCTGCAAGCATCACCACTGTGGCATTGACGGGAGTCCCGGTCTTTTCATTGACATGGGCGAGCCATGGCGGCAACATGTGAGTGCGTGCAATATGCGTGAGATATCGAGCCTGACCCACTGCTCCCACCAGCAGAACAGTTGTCATGCCCTTGAGTGCACCTGCTGCAACTATGTACTTAGCCCATCCCATCCCCGCAGCTTCGAATGCGATCGAAAATGGAGCATCTTCATTAACATCTTTGTACGATTGCATGAGGCATAGCGTCACGGCTAGCAAGCAATACGCCAATGTAGTAATCGCCATTGAGCCAACCAGACCAATAGGGATGTCCCGACCAGGGTTCTTTGTCTCCTCCGCCATGGTTGAGACCGCATCAAACCCAACATAAGCAAAGAAAAGGACAGCTGAGGCCTGGAAGATGCCGCGGGCACCATAAGGAGAAAACGAGGAGTAATTCTTGGTATCAGCTTTCATTAGGCCCGCAATGATGATGAAGAGAATGACGGCAATGTGGAAGATGGAGGCTATGTAATTGAAACGCGAGGAGCCCTTGGTGCTGAGGACTGCAAGGATACAGATGACGGCGATGACGACAACAGCTATGGGGTCGAGATATCTGTAGTCGGTAGAGAGGCCTTGGGCGACTATGCGGAAATCGTTAGGCTGGTGGTTGCAGAGAGTAGCGAAGTAGGATGTCCAGGAACGGGCGACGGCTGCTCCGCCAATAACGTACTCGAGTAGGATGTTGCCGGCGGCAATGAAGGCCATGAAGTCGCCCAACTCTACCCTCAGGTATGCAAATGATCCACCTGAACAAACGTGAAAAGACATTCTAATTTCCAGTTTGAGATCAATTGACAATTAGGAGTACCAAAGGCGGTAATGCTACTCTTTAATCTTCAATTGTATCAtctttaaaatatgaataattaattaattaactaactaatatgatatattttaaacagttttacagataaatattttaaatgagatactATTTGAAATATGATACAGTGACTATAGAGGATAGATCACCGATACAGAAAATTCTCTCTTAACATATGGGACTTGGGTTAGGTATTGAAGTAGTAGAGAAATGCATGTATGGTCATATAAGGTcttatatgaaagaaaaaaaatctattcatcattcatCATTTC
This genomic interval from Carya illinoinensis cultivar Pawnee chromosome 10, C.illinoinensisPawnee_v1, whole genome shotgun sequence contains the following:
- the LOC122279987 gene encoding cationic amino acid transporter 1-like, giving the protein MGVGDGGDEGIRKRGCSCSKDDFLPEESFRSWGNYGRALMETPLRLKDRILTRSMDHKELVEVKAQSQNEMKKTLNWWDLMWFGIGAVIGAGIFVLTGLEAKEHAGPAVVLSYVVSGVSSMLSVFCYTEFAVEIPVAGGSFAYLRVELGDFMAFIAAGNILLEYVIGGAAVARSWTSYFATLCNHQPNDFRIVAQGLSTDYRYLDPIAVVVIAVICILAVLSTKGSSRFNYIASIFHIAVILFIIIAGLMKADTKNYSSFSPYGARGIFQASAVLFFAYVGFDAVSTMAEETKNPGRDIPIGLVGSMAITTLAYCLLAVTLCLMQSYKDVNEDAPFSIAFEAAGMGWAKYIVAAGALKGMTTVLLVGAVGQARYLTHIARTHMLPPWLAHVNEKTGTPVNATVVMLAATAIIAFFTKLEILSNLLSISTLFIFMLVAFALIVRRYYASGVTTPANRIKLFAFLLLILVSSIATAAYWATTPDGWIGYAITGPIWLVGTVGIWLLVPQAREPKIWGVPLVPWLPSLSIAINIFLLGSIDKASFTRFGVWTLIILVYYFLLGLHASYDTAKEVNNNGSQWKNVEEGAVPSRTGSGL